One genomic region from Zalophus californianus isolate mZalCal1 chromosome 12, mZalCal1.pri.v2, whole genome shotgun sequence encodes:
- the LOC113911660 gene encoding 40S ribosomal protein S29-like, whose protein sequence is MGHQPLSWSHPRKFGQGSRSCRVCSNRHGLIRKYGLNMCRQCFRQYAKDIGFIKLD, encoded by the coding sequence ATGGGTCACCAGCCCCTGTCCTGGAGCCATCCGAGGAAATTTGGCCAGGGTTCTCGTTCTTGCCGCGTCTGCTCAAACCGGCACGGTCTGATCCGGAAATACGGCCTCAATATGTGCCGCCAGTGTTTCCGTCAGTACGCGAAGGATATAGGCTTCATTAAGTTGGATTAA